From a region of the Microcoleus sp. AS-A8 genome:
- a CDS encoding XisH protein: MCCEPDRELYLEVPVETYETFFRRETVREMTQAYRLKIAVYNPDLEAIEQWIE; encoded by the coding sequence ATGTGCTGTGAGCCAGACCGAGAACTCTACCTTGAAGTTCCAGTTGAGACTTACGAAACGTTCTTCAGGCGCGAGACGGTGCGAGAAATGACTCAAGCTTACCGTCTCAAAATTGCAGTTTATAACCCAGACTTGGAGGCGATCGAGCAATGGATCGAGTAG
- a CDS encoding XisI protein, translating into MDRVEQYRGYIKQLLTEYASYKSLNKTIERQFVCDTENDHYQIVNMGWDGHRRIYGCTIHIDIKNGKIWIQHNMTEIDLAQELVSLGVPKEDIVLGFHSPFMRQFTDYAVS; encoded by the coding sequence ATGGATCGAGTAGAACAATACCGAGGCTATATCAAACAACTCCTAACAGAATATGCCAGCTATAAGTCCCTGAACAAAACAATCGAGCGGCAATTTGTTTGTGATACCGAAAACGACCACTATCAAATTGTAAACATGGGGTGGGACGGGCATCGCCGCATCTATGGCTGTACTATCCACATTGATATCAAAAATGGCAAAATCTGGATTCAGCACAACATGACCGAAATCGATCTAGCCCAAGAATTAGTCAGCCTCGGTGTTCCCAAAGAGGATATTGTGCTAGGGTTTCATTCACCCTTCATGCGGCAGTTTACCGACTATGCCGTTAGCTGA
- a CDS encoding DNA cytosine methyltransferase, with translation MQHARDRNVKVLDLYSGLGGLSLGFEMTGAFEVIGGIDNFDWAVKTFYHHHKLNLRLIGTPQHMSCLDTNAVLDDLGTMPDVIVGGPPCQGFSHAGKRLEDMRDDTRNHQIFHFFRFIKDIKPKVFLMENVSGILNVGQSKKNDLIRNLVAEYEKLGYSVSWSILNTMNYRVPQSRKRFIMVGVLDRKQKFTFPTPPCSTDYSFPSESIYTVLDALGDIPSPTDEKPQPYSIPASTDLQRFLRHNSSGLFNHLNTRHSEDMVQRLKAQKTGTRLYPNWNHSWYRLDPSRPSPAVKENHRAPFVHFCEPRATSPRECARLQTIPDRYELLGTKTAQLIMIGNAVPPVFAAHLATAIAEQFFNIRPHSPWDLVSNPMQANRSLVAGVVG, from the coding sequence ATGCAGCACGCCAGAGACCGTAATGTTAAAGTTCTAGATTTATATAGCGGCCTTGGCGGATTGAGCTTGGGCTTCGAGATGACGGGTGCCTTCGAGGTGATTGGTGGCATCGATAACTTTGACTGGGCAGTTAAAACGTTTTACCACCATCACAAATTGAATCTACGGCTTATTGGCACACCTCAACACATGTCTTGTCTGGATACGAATGCTGTTCTTGATGATCTTGGTACGATGCCAGACGTAATTGTTGGCGGGCCTCCATGTCAAGGATTCAGTCACGCAGGAAAGCGTTTAGAGGATATGCGAGATGATACTAGAAACCATCAAATCTTCCACTTTTTTAGGTTTATAAAAGATATAAAACCTAAAGTTTTTTTGATGGAAAATGTGAGCGGTATCCTCAACGTTGGGCAATCTAAGAAGAATGACTTGATCAGGAATTTAGTCGCTGAGTACGAAAAACTAGGATATTCAGTGAGTTGGTCGATTCTGAATACGATGAATTACAGAGTTCCTCAATCTCGCAAGAGATTTATTATGGTTGGAGTTCTTGACAGGAAGCAAAAGTTCACTTTTCCTACTCCACCCTGCTCAACTGATTATAGTTTTCCGTCCGAGAGTATATACACCGTTTTAGATGCACTCGGAGACATTCCTAGCCCTACGGACGAGAAGCCTCAACCTTACTCTATCCCTGCAAGTACTGACCTTCAAAGGTTTTTAAGACATAATTCTTCAGGACTTTTCAACCACTTAAACACACGTCACTCTGAGGATATGGTTCAGAGGCTGAAAGCACAAAAGACTGGTACACGCTTATATCCTAATTGGAACCACTCTTGGTATCGCCTCGACCCTTCTCGTCCATCACCAGCAGTAAAAGAAAATCATCGCGCACCCTTTGTTCACTTCTGTGAACCTAGAGCAACTTCACCACGAGAATGTGCACGCCTACAAACAATTCCAGATCGATACGAGTTGCTGGGCACAAAAACAGCACAGTTAATCATGATTGGTAATGCAGTTCCTCCTGTTTTTGCTGCTCACCTAGCAACAGCCATAGCTGAGCAGTTCTTCAATATTAGACCTCATAGCCCTTGGGATCTGGTTTCTAATCCTATGCAGGCAAATAGAAGTTTAGTAGCTGGCGTTGTTGGGTGA
- a CDS encoding helix-turn-helix domain-containing protein produces the protein MGRQENEKRALLLLGALIRKYRIAKGLSQEELGFLCGLDRSYIGGVERGERNISFVNLVYLANGLGVSLRELLYEFDSEHD, from the coding sequence ATGGGCAGGCAAGAGAATGAAAAGCGAGCATTACTGCTTTTGGGCGCTTTGATCCGAAAGTACCGTATTGCCAAGGGACTATCTCAAGAAGAGTTGGGTTTCTTGTGTGGGCTTGATCGCTCCTATATAGGCGGTGTGGAACGAGGAGAAAGGAACATTTCCTTTGTAAATTTGGTTTACCTCGCTAATGGCTTAGGAGTAAGTCTCAGGGAACTTTTGTACGAGTTTGATTCCGAGCATGACTGA